Proteins found in one Micropterus dolomieu isolate WLL.071019.BEF.003 ecotype Adirondacks linkage group LG10, ASM2129224v1, whole genome shotgun sequence genomic segment:
- the xrn2 gene encoding 5'-3' exoribonuclease 2 isoform X4: MGVPAFFRWLSRKYASIIVHCVEEKGKECNGVRIPVDTTKPNPNEVEFDNLYLDMNGIIHPCTHPEDKPAPKNEDEMMVAIFEYIDRLFNIVRPRKVLYMAIDGVAPRAKMNQQRSRRFRASKEGVELMEEKNRIREEVMQRGGYLPPEEIKERFDSNCITPGTEFMDNLAHCLRYYVADRFSNDPGWRNLTVILSDASVPGEGEHKIMDYIRRQRAQPNHDPNTHHCLCGADADLIMLGLATHEPNFTIIREEFKPNKPRPCALCGQMGHEIKDCQGTPREKQGQHDEFADSMPVSEQEFIFIRLCVLREYLARELTMASLPFPFDFERSVDDWVFMCFFVGNDFLPHLPSLEIREGAIDRLVNIYKDVVHKTGGYLTENGYVNLERVELIMQAVGVAEDNIFKKRKEDDEGFKRRMKEKRKRMKAEKQGPAYLTTGQFAPQALGRRDRPEAVQNARHQAYDMRMQSNKSSAGPSDSTDGRGVKRKAEDSDSEPEPEDNVRLWEEGWKQRYYKTKFDVDVSDEDFRRKVVRSYVEGLCWVLRYYYQGCASWKWYFPFHYAPFASDFKDIKGMFTDFEKGTKPFKPLEQLMGVFPAASGNFLPPTWRNLMSSPDSSIIDFYPDDFAIDLNGKKYAWQGVALLPFVDERRLWAALADVYPDLTSEEVKRNSLGSDVLFIGKSHPLFDFVHELYRTEAQEGTEIPAELCHGIQGTLNLDDDPILPDKTVTSPIPMLRDIAQNNAIGVKFKDPQYADDFVFKAVLLSGAKMPNKVLKPGDWERGNREPWRPQLGFNPNRQQAHLGQSGFRALGHSLNRNQHGGQYSNAPPPNSYQQGNYRSPHSGGHHQPFQHSRQNSLLGAPPSYQQPQYPRQQQQQQQQQYGGGGGGHGWDRATQSQQSAYQQNATRGRGGAGPGSYQQRYDQRRDDWHDRRDDRRDNRGQQQQGYSSGRGYPAPPPSRRYNWN; encoded by the exons ATGGGAGTCCCGGCGTTTTTCCGTTGGCTTAGCCGAAAATATGCGTCAATCATTGTGCATTGTGTGGAGGAGAAG GGGAAGGAATGTAATGGAGTCCGTATTCCTGTCGATACGACCAAGCCAAACCCAAACGAGGTGGAATTTGACAATTTGTACTTGGACATGAATGGGATCATTCACCCATGTACACATCCAGAAGACAA ACCTGCTCCCAAAAATGAAGATGAGATGATGGTCGCCATTTTCGAGTACATTGACCGCCTGTTCAATATTGTGCGACCCAGGAAAGTTCTCTACATGGCCATCGATGGAGTG GCTCCACGAGCCAAAATGAACCAGCAGCGCTCTCGGCGGTTTCGTGCCTCCAAAGAAGGAGTGGAGTTGATGGAGGAGAAGAATCGCATCAGAGAGGAGGTCATGCAGAGAG GAGGTTATCTTCCACCTGAGGAGATTAAAGAGAGGTTTGACAGCAACTGCATCACTCCA GGAACAGAGTTTATGGACAACCTGGCACATTGTCTTCGATACTACGTCGCCGACAGATTCAGCAATGATCCCGGATGGAGGAATCTCACA gTCATCCTGTCTGATGCAAGTGTTCCAGGTGAAGGTGAACACAAGATCATGGACTACATCAGGAGACAGAGAG CTCAACCCAACCACGACCCCAACACACACCACTGCCTGTGTGGAGCTGATG CTGACCTGATCATGCTGGGCCTGGCCACCCACGAGCCAAACTTCACCATCATCAGAGAGGAGTTTAAACCCAACAAACCCCGCCCCTGCGCGCTCTGCGGACAGATGGGCCATGAAATCAAAGACTGTCAAGGGACGCCCAGAGAGAAACAGGGACAG CATGATGAGTTTGCAGACTCGATGCCAGTTTCTGAACAGGAATTCATATTCATCAGGCTCTGTGTGCTGCGAGAG TACCTCGCGAGAGAGCTGACCATGGCCAGCCTGCCGTTTCCCTTCGACTTTGAGAGGAGCGTAGACGACTGGGTCTTCATGTGTTTCTTTGTTGGAAATGACTTCCTTCCTCACCTGCCATCCTTAGAAATCAG AGAGGGAGCGATCGACCGACTGGTCAACATCTACAAAGACGTTGTGCACAAAACCGGA GGCTACCTGACAGAGAATGGATATGTCAACCTGGAGCGAGTTGAGCTGATCATGCAGGCTGTGGGCGTGGCTGAGGACAACATCTTCAAGAAACGCAAAGAGGATGAT gAAGGCTTTAAGAGAAGAATGAAAGAGAAACGAAAGAGGATGAAG GCAGAGAAACAGGGCCCCGCCTACCTGACTACAGGCCAGTTTGCCCCTCAGGCCCTGGGGAGAAGGGACCGACCCGAGGCCGTCCAGAATGCTCGGCACCAGGCCTACGACATGAGGATGCAGTCCAACAAG TCGTCTGCAGGGCCCAGCGACAGCACAGACGGCAGGGGTGTGAAGAGGAAAGCTGAGGACAGCGACAGCGAGCCGGAGCCTGAAGACAACGTCAG GCTGTGGGAGGAGGGCTGGAAGCAGAGATACTACAAGACCAAGTTTGACGTGGACGTGTCTGATGAGGATTTCAGGCGGAAGGTGGTTCGGTCATACGTGGAGGGTCTCTGCTGGGTACTGCGCTACTATTACCAG GGCTGTGCCTCCTGGAAGTGGTACTTCCCATTCCACTACGCGCCGTTCGCCTCCGACTTCAAAGACATCAAAGGGATGTTCACTGACTTTGAGAAAGGGACCAAACCG ttcaagcctctggagcagctgaTGGGAGTGTTTCCTGCTGCCAGCGGCAACTTCCTGCCCCCAACATGGCGGAACCTCATGAGCAGTCCT GATTCTTCCATCATCGACTTCTACCCCGACGACTTTGCCATCGATCTCAACGGCAAGAAATACGCCTGGCAGG GTGTGGCTTTGTTGCCTTTTGTGGACGAACGTCGGCTGTGGGCGGCTCTGGCTGACGTCTACCCCGACCTCACATCTGAGGAAG TGAAAAGAAACAGCTTGGGAAGCGACGTGTTGTTTATCGGGAAGTCTCACCCGCTCTTTGACTTCGTCCATGAACTCTACCGTACAGAAGCTCAGGAG GGCACTGAGATCCCTGCAGAGCTGTGCCATGGAATCCAAGGTACATTAAATCTTGATGACGACCCTATTCTACCAGATAA GACAGTGACGTCCCCCATCCCAATGCTGCGTGACATTGCACAGAACAATGCGATCGG agtgAAGTTCAAGGATCCCCAGTATGCAGATGACTTTGTGTTCAAGGCGGTCCTCCTTTCTGGAGCCAA gatgCCCAATAAGGTCCTGAAGCCAGGGGACTGGGAGAGGGGGAACAGGGAGCCATGGAGACCCCAGCTGGGCTTCAACCCAAACAGACAGCAGGCTCACCTGGGCCAGTCCGGCTTCCGGGCTCTGGG TCACAGTCTGAACAGAAACCAACATGGCGGACAGTACAGCAACGCCCCGCCCCCGAACAGCTACCAACAAGGAAACTACCGTTCTCCACACAGCGGCGGCCACCACCAGCCTTTCCAAc ATTCCAGGCAGAACAGTTTGCTGGGAGCGCCTCCCTCCTACCAGCAGCCCCAGTATCCAAG gcagcagcagcagcagcagcagcagcagtacggAGGCGGAGGCGGGGGTCACGGCTGGGATCGGGCCACGCAGTCGCAGCAGTCGGCGTACCAGCAGAACGCGACCCGCGGACGGGGAGGGGCCGGGCCGGGCAGCTACCAGCAGCGCTACGATCAGCGTAGAGACGACTGGCACGATCGCAGGGACGATCGCAGGGACAACAGgggacaacaacaacag gGTTACAGCTCTGGCAGAGGTTACCCTGCTCCTCCTCCGTCCAGAAGATATAACTGGAATTAA
- the xrn2 gene encoding 5'-3' exoribonuclease 2 isoform X3: MGVPAFFRWLSRKYASIIVHCVEEKGKECNGVRIPVDTTKPNPNEVEFDNLYLDMNGIIHPCTHPEDKPAPKNEDEMMVAIFEYIDRLFNIVRPRKVLYMAIDGVAPRAKMNQQRSRRFRASKEGVELMEEKNRIREEVMQRGGYLPPEEIKERFDSNCITPGTEFMDNLAHCLRYYVADRFSNDPGWRNLTVILSDASVPGEGEHKIMDYIRRQRAQPNHDPNTHHCLCGADADLIMLGLATHEPNFTIIREEFKPNKPRPCALCGQMGHEIKDCQGTPREKQGQHDEFADSMPVSEQEFIFIRLCVLREYLARELTMASLPFPFDFERSVDDWVFMCFFVGNDFLPHLPSLEIREGAIDRLVNIYKDVVHKTGGYLTENGYVNLERVELIMQAVGVAEDNIFKKRKEDDEGFKRRMKEKRKRMKAEKQGPAYLTTGQFAPQALGRRDRPEAVQNARHQAYDMRMQSNKDAAQSLKAMMRNGGNSSAGPSDSTDGRGVKRKAEDSDSEPEPEDNVRLWEEGWKQRYYKTKFDVDVSDEDFRRKVVRSYVEGLCWVLRYYYQGCASWKWYFPFHYAPFASDFKDIKGMFTDFEKGTKPFKPLEQLMGVFPAASGNFLPPTWRNLMSSPDSSIIDFYPDDFAIDLNGKKYAWQGVALLPFVDERRLWAALADVYPDLTSEEVKRNSLGSDVLFIGKSHPLFDFVHELYRTEAQEGTEIPAELCHGIQGTLNLDDDPILPDKTVTSPIPMLRDIAQNNAIGVKFKDPQYADDFVFKAVLLSGAKMPNKVLKPGDWERGNREPWRPQLGFNPNRQQAHLGQSGFRALGHSLNRNQHGGQYSNAPPPNSYQQGNYRSPHSGGHHQPFQHSRQNSLLGAPPSYQQPQYPRQQQQQQQYGGGGGGHGWDRATQSQQSAYQQNATRGRGGAGPGSYQQRYDQRRDDWHDRRDDRRDNRGQQQQGYSSGRGYPAPPPSRRYNWN, from the exons ATGGGAGTCCCGGCGTTTTTCCGTTGGCTTAGCCGAAAATATGCGTCAATCATTGTGCATTGTGTGGAGGAGAAG GGGAAGGAATGTAATGGAGTCCGTATTCCTGTCGATACGACCAAGCCAAACCCAAACGAGGTGGAATTTGACAATTTGTACTTGGACATGAATGGGATCATTCACCCATGTACACATCCAGAAGACAA ACCTGCTCCCAAAAATGAAGATGAGATGATGGTCGCCATTTTCGAGTACATTGACCGCCTGTTCAATATTGTGCGACCCAGGAAAGTTCTCTACATGGCCATCGATGGAGTG GCTCCACGAGCCAAAATGAACCAGCAGCGCTCTCGGCGGTTTCGTGCCTCCAAAGAAGGAGTGGAGTTGATGGAGGAGAAGAATCGCATCAGAGAGGAGGTCATGCAGAGAG GAGGTTATCTTCCACCTGAGGAGATTAAAGAGAGGTTTGACAGCAACTGCATCACTCCA GGAACAGAGTTTATGGACAACCTGGCACATTGTCTTCGATACTACGTCGCCGACAGATTCAGCAATGATCCCGGATGGAGGAATCTCACA gTCATCCTGTCTGATGCAAGTGTTCCAGGTGAAGGTGAACACAAGATCATGGACTACATCAGGAGACAGAGAG CTCAACCCAACCACGACCCCAACACACACCACTGCCTGTGTGGAGCTGATG CTGACCTGATCATGCTGGGCCTGGCCACCCACGAGCCAAACTTCACCATCATCAGAGAGGAGTTTAAACCCAACAAACCCCGCCCCTGCGCGCTCTGCGGACAGATGGGCCATGAAATCAAAGACTGTCAAGGGACGCCCAGAGAGAAACAGGGACAG CATGATGAGTTTGCAGACTCGATGCCAGTTTCTGAACAGGAATTCATATTCATCAGGCTCTGTGTGCTGCGAGAG TACCTCGCGAGAGAGCTGACCATGGCCAGCCTGCCGTTTCCCTTCGACTTTGAGAGGAGCGTAGACGACTGGGTCTTCATGTGTTTCTTTGTTGGAAATGACTTCCTTCCTCACCTGCCATCCTTAGAAATCAG AGAGGGAGCGATCGACCGACTGGTCAACATCTACAAAGACGTTGTGCACAAAACCGGA GGCTACCTGACAGAGAATGGATATGTCAACCTGGAGCGAGTTGAGCTGATCATGCAGGCTGTGGGCGTGGCTGAGGACAACATCTTCAAGAAACGCAAAGAGGATGAT gAAGGCTTTAAGAGAAGAATGAAAGAGAAACGAAAGAGGATGAAG GCAGAGAAACAGGGCCCCGCCTACCTGACTACAGGCCAGTTTGCCCCTCAGGCCCTGGGGAGAAGGGACCGACCCGAGGCCGTCCAGAATGCTCGGCACCAGGCCTACGACATGAGGATGCAGTCCAACAAG GATGCTGCTCAGTCCCTGAAGGCCATGATGAGGAACGGTGGCAAT TCGTCTGCAGGGCCCAGCGACAGCACAGACGGCAGGGGTGTGAAGAGGAAAGCTGAGGACAGCGACAGCGAGCCGGAGCCTGAAGACAACGTCAG GCTGTGGGAGGAGGGCTGGAAGCAGAGATACTACAAGACCAAGTTTGACGTGGACGTGTCTGATGAGGATTTCAGGCGGAAGGTGGTTCGGTCATACGTGGAGGGTCTCTGCTGGGTACTGCGCTACTATTACCAG GGCTGTGCCTCCTGGAAGTGGTACTTCCCATTCCACTACGCGCCGTTCGCCTCCGACTTCAAAGACATCAAAGGGATGTTCACTGACTTTGAGAAAGGGACCAAACCG ttcaagcctctggagcagctgaTGGGAGTGTTTCCTGCTGCCAGCGGCAACTTCCTGCCCCCAACATGGCGGAACCTCATGAGCAGTCCT GATTCTTCCATCATCGACTTCTACCCCGACGACTTTGCCATCGATCTCAACGGCAAGAAATACGCCTGGCAGG GTGTGGCTTTGTTGCCTTTTGTGGACGAACGTCGGCTGTGGGCGGCTCTGGCTGACGTCTACCCCGACCTCACATCTGAGGAAG TGAAAAGAAACAGCTTGGGAAGCGACGTGTTGTTTATCGGGAAGTCTCACCCGCTCTTTGACTTCGTCCATGAACTCTACCGTACAGAAGCTCAGGAG GGCACTGAGATCCCTGCAGAGCTGTGCCATGGAATCCAAGGTACATTAAATCTTGATGACGACCCTATTCTACCAGATAA GACAGTGACGTCCCCCATCCCAATGCTGCGTGACATTGCACAGAACAATGCGATCGG agtgAAGTTCAAGGATCCCCAGTATGCAGATGACTTTGTGTTCAAGGCGGTCCTCCTTTCTGGAGCCAA gatgCCCAATAAGGTCCTGAAGCCAGGGGACTGGGAGAGGGGGAACAGGGAGCCATGGAGACCCCAGCTGGGCTTCAACCCAAACAGACAGCAGGCTCACCTGGGCCAGTCCGGCTTCCGGGCTCTGGG TCACAGTCTGAACAGAAACCAACATGGCGGACAGTACAGCAACGCCCCGCCCCCGAACAGCTACCAACAAGGAAACTACCGTTCTCCACACAGCGGCGGCCACCACCAGCCTTTCCAAc ATTCCAGGCAGAACAGTTTGCTGGGAGCGCCTCCCTCCTACCAGCAGCCCCAGTATCCAAG gcagcagcagcagcagcagcagtacggAGGCGGAGGCGGGGGTCACGGCTGGGATCGGGCCACGCAGTCGCAGCAGTCGGCGTACCAGCAGAACGCGACCCGCGGACGGGGAGGGGCCGGGCCGGGCAGCTACCAGCAGCGCTACGATCAGCGTAGAGACGACTGGCACGATCGCAGGGACGATCGCAGGGACAACAGgggacaacaacaacag gGTTACAGCTCTGGCAGAGGTTACCCTGCTCCTCCTCCGTCCAGAAGATATAACTGGAATTAA
- the xrn2 gene encoding 5'-3' exoribonuclease 2 isoform X2: protein MGVPAFFRWLSRKYASIIVHCVEEKGKECNGVRIPVDTTKPNPNEVEFDNLYLDMNGIIHPCTHPEDKPAPKNEDEMMVAIFEYIDRLFNIVRPRKVLYMAIDGVAPRAKMNQQRSRRFRASKEGVELMEEKNRIREEVMQRGGYLPPEEIKERFDSNCITPGTEFMDNLAHCLRYYVADRFSNDPGWRNLTVILSDASVPGEGEHKIMDYIRRQRAQPNHDPNTHHCLCGADADLIMLGLATHEPNFTIIREEFKPNKPRPCALCGQMGHEIKDCQGTPREKQGQHDEFADSMPVSEQEFIFIRLCVLREYLARELTMASLPFPFDFERSVDDWVFMCFFVGNDFLPHLPSLEIREGAIDRLVNIYKDVVHKTGGYLTENGYVNLERVELIMQAVGVAEDNIFKKRKEDDEGFKRRMKEKRKRMKAEKQGPAYLTTGQFAPQALGRRDRPEAVQNARHQAYDMRMQSNKDAAQSLKAMMRNGGNSSAGPSDSTDGRGVKRKAEDSDSEPEPEDNVRLWEEGWKQRYYKTKFDVDVSDEDFRRKVVRSYVEGLCWVLRYYYQGCASWKWYFPFHYAPFASDFKDIKGMFTDFEKGTKPFKPLEQLMGVFPAASGNFLPPTWRNLMSSPDSSIIDFYPDDFAIDLNGKKYAWQGVALLPFVDERRLWAALADVYPDLTSEEVKRNSLGSDVLFIGKSHPLFDFVHELYRTEAQEGTEIPAELCHGIQGTLNLDDDPILPDKTVTSPIPMLRDIAQNNAIGVKFKDPQYADDFVFKAVLLSGAKMPNKVLKPGDWERGNREPWRPQLGFNPNRQQAHLGQSGFRALGHSLNRNQHGGQYSNAPPPNSYQQGNYRSPHSGGHHQPFQHSRQNSLLGAPPSYQQPQYPRQQQQQQQQQYGGGGGGHGWDRATQSQQSAYQQNATRGRGGAGPGSYQQRYDQRRDDWHDRRDDRRDNRGQQQGYSSGRGYPAPPPSRRYNWN from the exons ATGGGAGTCCCGGCGTTTTTCCGTTGGCTTAGCCGAAAATATGCGTCAATCATTGTGCATTGTGTGGAGGAGAAG GGGAAGGAATGTAATGGAGTCCGTATTCCTGTCGATACGACCAAGCCAAACCCAAACGAGGTGGAATTTGACAATTTGTACTTGGACATGAATGGGATCATTCACCCATGTACACATCCAGAAGACAA ACCTGCTCCCAAAAATGAAGATGAGATGATGGTCGCCATTTTCGAGTACATTGACCGCCTGTTCAATATTGTGCGACCCAGGAAAGTTCTCTACATGGCCATCGATGGAGTG GCTCCACGAGCCAAAATGAACCAGCAGCGCTCTCGGCGGTTTCGTGCCTCCAAAGAAGGAGTGGAGTTGATGGAGGAGAAGAATCGCATCAGAGAGGAGGTCATGCAGAGAG GAGGTTATCTTCCACCTGAGGAGATTAAAGAGAGGTTTGACAGCAACTGCATCACTCCA GGAACAGAGTTTATGGACAACCTGGCACATTGTCTTCGATACTACGTCGCCGACAGATTCAGCAATGATCCCGGATGGAGGAATCTCACA gTCATCCTGTCTGATGCAAGTGTTCCAGGTGAAGGTGAACACAAGATCATGGACTACATCAGGAGACAGAGAG CTCAACCCAACCACGACCCCAACACACACCACTGCCTGTGTGGAGCTGATG CTGACCTGATCATGCTGGGCCTGGCCACCCACGAGCCAAACTTCACCATCATCAGAGAGGAGTTTAAACCCAACAAACCCCGCCCCTGCGCGCTCTGCGGACAGATGGGCCATGAAATCAAAGACTGTCAAGGGACGCCCAGAGAGAAACAGGGACAG CATGATGAGTTTGCAGACTCGATGCCAGTTTCTGAACAGGAATTCATATTCATCAGGCTCTGTGTGCTGCGAGAG TACCTCGCGAGAGAGCTGACCATGGCCAGCCTGCCGTTTCCCTTCGACTTTGAGAGGAGCGTAGACGACTGGGTCTTCATGTGTTTCTTTGTTGGAAATGACTTCCTTCCTCACCTGCCATCCTTAGAAATCAG AGAGGGAGCGATCGACCGACTGGTCAACATCTACAAAGACGTTGTGCACAAAACCGGA GGCTACCTGACAGAGAATGGATATGTCAACCTGGAGCGAGTTGAGCTGATCATGCAGGCTGTGGGCGTGGCTGAGGACAACATCTTCAAGAAACGCAAAGAGGATGAT gAAGGCTTTAAGAGAAGAATGAAAGAGAAACGAAAGAGGATGAAG GCAGAGAAACAGGGCCCCGCCTACCTGACTACAGGCCAGTTTGCCCCTCAGGCCCTGGGGAGAAGGGACCGACCCGAGGCCGTCCAGAATGCTCGGCACCAGGCCTACGACATGAGGATGCAGTCCAACAAG GATGCTGCTCAGTCCCTGAAGGCCATGATGAGGAACGGTGGCAAT TCGTCTGCAGGGCCCAGCGACAGCACAGACGGCAGGGGTGTGAAGAGGAAAGCTGAGGACAGCGACAGCGAGCCGGAGCCTGAAGACAACGTCAG GCTGTGGGAGGAGGGCTGGAAGCAGAGATACTACAAGACCAAGTTTGACGTGGACGTGTCTGATGAGGATTTCAGGCGGAAGGTGGTTCGGTCATACGTGGAGGGTCTCTGCTGGGTACTGCGCTACTATTACCAG GGCTGTGCCTCCTGGAAGTGGTACTTCCCATTCCACTACGCGCCGTTCGCCTCCGACTTCAAAGACATCAAAGGGATGTTCACTGACTTTGAGAAAGGGACCAAACCG ttcaagcctctggagcagctgaTGGGAGTGTTTCCTGCTGCCAGCGGCAACTTCCTGCCCCCAACATGGCGGAACCTCATGAGCAGTCCT GATTCTTCCATCATCGACTTCTACCCCGACGACTTTGCCATCGATCTCAACGGCAAGAAATACGCCTGGCAGG GTGTGGCTTTGTTGCCTTTTGTGGACGAACGTCGGCTGTGGGCGGCTCTGGCTGACGTCTACCCCGACCTCACATCTGAGGAAG TGAAAAGAAACAGCTTGGGAAGCGACGTGTTGTTTATCGGGAAGTCTCACCCGCTCTTTGACTTCGTCCATGAACTCTACCGTACAGAAGCTCAGGAG GGCACTGAGATCCCTGCAGAGCTGTGCCATGGAATCCAAGGTACATTAAATCTTGATGACGACCCTATTCTACCAGATAA GACAGTGACGTCCCCCATCCCAATGCTGCGTGACATTGCACAGAACAATGCGATCGG agtgAAGTTCAAGGATCCCCAGTATGCAGATGACTTTGTGTTCAAGGCGGTCCTCCTTTCTGGAGCCAA gatgCCCAATAAGGTCCTGAAGCCAGGGGACTGGGAGAGGGGGAACAGGGAGCCATGGAGACCCCAGCTGGGCTTCAACCCAAACAGACAGCAGGCTCACCTGGGCCAGTCCGGCTTCCGGGCTCTGGG TCACAGTCTGAACAGAAACCAACATGGCGGACAGTACAGCAACGCCCCGCCCCCGAACAGCTACCAACAAGGAAACTACCGTTCTCCACACAGCGGCGGCCACCACCAGCCTTTCCAAc ATTCCAGGCAGAACAGTTTGCTGGGAGCGCCTCCCTCCTACCAGCAGCCCCAGTATCCAAG gcagcagcagcagcagcagcagcagcagtacggAGGCGGAGGCGGGGGTCACGGCTGGGATCGGGCCACGCAGTCGCAGCAGTCGGCGTACCAGCAGAACGCGACCCGCGGACGGGGAGGGGCCGGGCCGGGCAGCTACCAGCAGCGCTACGATCAGCGTAGAGACGACTGGCACGATCGCAGGGACGATCGCAGGGACAACAGgggacaacaa caggGTTACAGCTCTGGCAGAGGTTACCCTGCTCCTCCTCCGTCCAGAAGATATAACTGGAATTAA